The following coding sequences lie in one Flavobacterium cyclinae genomic window:
- a CDS encoding substrate-binding domain-containing protein, producing MKTIKIAGVPEHFNLPWHMCIEDGEFEAVGIDLQWTDVPEGTGKMCQMLRDGETDIAVILTEGIIKDIAAGNPSKIVQVYVQSPLIWGIHVAANSNYKTLSDLEHKKVAISRMGSGSHLMSIVNAQNQNWNTENLQFEIVNTIDGAVESLTSENADYFMWERFMTQPLVDQGIFRRVGECPTPWPCFVIAVRNEVLENQPKVIDQILDIINTTTEEFKMIPSIDRTLASKYNQKVEAIQEWLKLTRWSQKQMTASTFDKIMEQLLKLQIIDKKMPKESLLK from the coding sequence ATGAAAACAATCAAAATAGCAGGTGTTCCAGAACATTTCAACCTACCTTGGCACATGTGTATCGAAGATGGCGAATTTGAAGCTGTCGGAATCGATTTACAATGGACAGACGTTCCTGAAGGTACGGGAAAAATGTGTCAAATGCTTCGCGATGGCGAAACTGATATTGCTGTAATTCTTACCGAAGGTATCATCAAAGATATCGCCGCTGGAAATCCGAGTAAGATTGTGCAGGTTTATGTGCAAAGTCCATTAATTTGGGGAATTCACGTTGCAGCTAATTCTAATTATAAAACACTTTCCGATTTAGAACATAAAAAAGTAGCCATTTCTCGAATGGGCTCTGGTTCGCATTTGATGAGTATTGTAAACGCTCAAAACCAGAATTGGAATACAGAAAATTTACAATTCGAAATCGTAAATACCATTGATGGCGCCGTTGAAAGTCTGACTTCAGAAAATGCCGATTATTTCATGTGGGAACGTTTTATGACACAACCTTTGGTAGATCAAGGAATTTTTAGAAGAGTTGGAGAATGCCCTACTCCTTGGCCTTGTTTTGTGATTGCGGTACGAAATGAAGTTTTAGAAAATCAGCCAAAAGTAATCGACCAAATTTTAGACATCATCAATACCACAACCGAAGAATTCAAAATGATTCCAAGTATTGACAGAACTTTAGCTTCTAAATACAATCAAAAAGTGGAAGCGATTCAAGAGTGGTTAAAATTAACACGTTGGTCACAAAAACAGATGACAGCATCTACATTTGATAAAATAATGGAACAACTTTTGAAGCTTCAAATAATCGATAAAAAAATGCCTAAAGAATCGTTACTTAAATAA
- a CDS encoding transglutaminase domain-containing protein, whose product MTIKIPTLAELKEKLSLPKPWDTVVIFVLNILITIPVFLIAHQNLIDFEWPLHLDRILIGIFIIIGIQLLLRLVKTIIILIIFIYLLALLYGTVFGNYGFKRVFDDYRFMMYAMSENPNPQDLIIAKLLPFPNKSKIIDAVDFSNPKVRNFALSATTKHFREYKESGEKRRMIQCFAVFKEIRNRWNYVNDPKGTEYIASASESLQHFSGDCDDHAILMSACIKAIGGTPRIIHTGGHLYPEMLIGTKKDLETAIYLIKEELFKQECQNQQIHYHIDERGQIWLNLDYTARYPGGKFMSEEILGALTFY is encoded by the coding sequence ATGACAATAAAAATCCCCACTTTAGCCGAACTCAAAGAAAAGCTTTCTTTACCAAAGCCTTGGGATACTGTTGTCATCTTTGTTTTAAACATTTTAATAACCATTCCCGTTTTTTTAATTGCACATCAGAACCTTATTGATTTTGAATGGCCATTACATTTAGATAGAATTCTAATTGGTATTTTTATCATTATTGGTATACAATTACTACTTCGTTTGGTAAAAACGATTATCATTCTTATTATTTTCATTTATTTATTAGCATTGTTATATGGAACCGTTTTTGGAAACTATGGTTTTAAACGTGTTTTTGACGACTATCGTTTTATGATGTATGCTATGAGTGAAAATCCAAATCCTCAAGATTTAATTATTGCCAAATTACTTCCGTTTCCTAACAAATCAAAAATTATTGATGCAGTAGATTTTTCTAATCCAAAGGTTCGAAATTTTGCTCTTTCGGCAACAACAAAACATTTTAGAGAATATAAAGAATCGGGCGAAAAAAGAAGAATGATTCAATGTTTTGCCGTTTTTAAAGAAATCAGAAACCGATGGAATTATGTAAACGATCCAAAAGGAACCGAATATATTGCAAGTGCTTCTGAAAGTTTACAACATTTTTCTGGTGATTGTGATGACCATGCGATATTGATGTCGGCTTGTATCAAAGCAATTGGAGGAACCCCAAGAATTATTCATACTGGCGGTCATTTATATCCGGAGATGCTAATTGGGACAAAAAAAGATTTAGAAACAGCAATTTATCTTATAAAAGAAGAACTTTTTAAACAAGAATGTCAAAACCAACAAATTCATTATCACATTGATGAAAGAGGTCAAATTTGGTTAAATTTAGATTACACTGCCCGATATCCTGGAGGAAAATTTATGAGTGAAGAAATTCTAGGAGCACTGACTTTTTATTGA
- a CDS encoding T9SS type A sorting domain-containing protein — protein sequence MKKIICLILLLQNLFSFGQSQPIFTNCIGDIDDDKLYDAKITSDGGIIVVGYLITPGQYKAFFISKLDSNGNMEWEKKYGGNLFGDHAFSVFEATDGYVIAGVNKSNSGDITGNHGNWDALVVKVDFLGNLVWQKTFGGSSDEEAKSIVQTNDGGYIIAGYTSSNNFDVTGNHGGKDFWVVKLNASGNLVWQKTYGGTGNDIANSIVQTLDGGYIVAGISNSTNGDVLLNIGNDDFWIIKITSLGNIEWQKTFGTLGNDNMPNIIQTSDGGYAMVGASYPFNGSYYADYCNIFKINSTGDIEWQRFIESYNYSSTDDIFKIIETLDNGYAVIGSTADGDTSSNTMPTYGGTNLWFLKLDSLGNTQGQRGFGGQGNDHGSAIQQDASGNYYIVGYISSINNIDNLPRNGQVFCNHSQNHWDGWLIKVSTDLLDTNLSNLKNKLIIFPNPTNSVINVELDPTLSNVTYELYDSIGRNLQYGKLSNENLTINITSLPNGIYNLLIKDDSNLYLNHKIIKQ from the coding sequence ATGAAAAAAATAATATGTTTAATATTACTACTACAAAATCTTTTTTCATTTGGGCAAAGTCAACCTATTTTTACTAATTGTATTGGTGATATAGATGATGATAAACTATATGATGCTAAAATTACTAGTGATGGAGGTATAATTGTTGTTGGTTATTTAATAACTCCTGGCCAATATAAAGCCTTTTTCATATCTAAACTTGATAGTAACGGAAATATGGAATGGGAAAAAAAATATGGAGGCAACTTATTCGGAGATCATGCTTTTTCAGTTTTTGAAGCAACTGATGGTTATGTAATTGCAGGTGTAAACAAATCAAATTCGGGAGATATTACTGGAAATCATGGTAATTGGGACGCTTTAGTAGTTAAAGTCGACTTTTTAGGAAATTTAGTATGGCAAAAGACTTTTGGTGGCTCAAGTGATGAAGAAGCGAAATCAATTGTTCAAACAAATGATGGCGGATACATTATTGCAGGATATACTTCATCAAATAATTTTGATGTGACTGGAAATCATGGTGGTAAAGATTTTTGGGTGGTTAAACTTAATGCCTCAGGAAATTTAGTATGGCAAAAAACTTATGGAGGAACTGGAAATGATATTGCAAACTCTATTGTTCAAACTTTAGATGGTGGTTACATAGTTGCAGGAATATCAAATTCTACCAATGGAGATGTTCTTTTAAATATTGGTAATGATGATTTTTGGATTATTAAAATAACGAGCTTAGGAAATATTGAATGGCAAAAAACATTTGGAACTTTAGGAAATGATAATATGCCAAATATTATTCAAACTTCTGATGGAGGATATGCAATGGTAGGTGCCTCTTACCCATTTAATGGTTCATATTATGCAGATTATTGTAATATTTTTAAAATAAATTCTACAGGCGATATAGAATGGCAAAGATTTATTGAATCTTACAATTATTCTTCTACTGATGATATATTTAAAATCATAGAGACATTAGATAATGGTTATGCGGTAATTGGATCAACAGCTGATGGAGATACAAGTTCAAACACTATGCCTACATATGGTGGTACAAATTTATGGTTTTTAAAACTCGATTCGTTAGGGAATACACAAGGACAAAGAGGATTTGGTGGCCAAGGAAATGATCATGGTAGCGCAATTCAACAAGATGCTTCTGGTAATTATTATATAGTAGGATATATTTCTTCAATAAATAATATTGATAACCTTCCAAGAAATGGTCAAGTATTTTGTAATCATAGCCAGAATCATTGGGACGGATGGTTGATAAAAGTTAGTACTGATTTACTAGATACAAATTTGAGTAATCTGAAAAATAAATTAATTATATTTCCGAATCCAACTAATTCAGTAATAAATGTAGAATTAGATCCTACTCTATCAAATGTTACATATGAATTATATGATAGTATTGGAAGAAATCTCCAATATGGAAAATTGAGTAATGAAAATCTAACTATTAATATTACTAGCCTACCTAATGGGATATACAATCTACTAATAAAAGATGATAGTAATTTATATTTAAATCATAAAATAATCAAACAATAA
- the ung gene encoding uracil-DNA glycosylase, whose amino-acid sequence MFIKNESWEALLSTEFQKPYFLELMQQVEHEYDTTTCFPPKELIFSAFEQFDFQETKVVIIGQDPYHGTGEANGLCFSVNDGVAIPPSLKNIFTEINSEYDRILFPTSGNLERWAKQGVLLLNAGLTVRKDEANSHKHLKWNVFTDAVIDLINQKSENVVFLLWGSFAQKKGKLINREKHLVLESGHPSPLSANRGMWFGNNHFRLTNEYLKLKGQIEMEW is encoded by the coding sequence ATGTTTATTAAAAACGAGAGTTGGGAAGCGCTATTATCGACTGAATTTCAGAAGCCTTATTTCTTAGAATTAATGCAACAAGTGGAGCATGAATATGATACTACAACTTGTTTTCCGCCAAAAGAATTGATTTTTTCTGCATTTGAGCAATTTGATTTTCAAGAAACAAAAGTGGTGATTATTGGACAAGATCCCTATCATGGAACGGGAGAGGCGAATGGTTTGTGTTTTTCGGTTAATGATGGTGTGGCCATTCCACCTTCGTTGAAGAATATTTTTACGGAAATTAATTCGGAATACGATAGAATTCTTTTCCCAACATCCGGAAATTTAGAACGTTGGGCAAAACAAGGAGTTTTGTTGTTAAATGCGGGTTTAACGGTACGAAAAGACGAGGCCAATAGTCATAAACATTTGAAATGGAACGTTTTTACAGATGCTGTTATTGATTTGATTAATCAGAAATCAGAAAATGTGGTGTTTTTATTGTGGGGAAGTTTTGCTCAGAAAAAAGGAAAACTTATCAACAGAGAAAAGCATTTGGTTTTAGAAAGCGGACATCCGTCACCGTTAAGTGCTAACAGAGGCATGTGGTTTGGGAACAATCATTTTAGATTGACGAATGAGTATTTGAAATTGAAAGGTCAAATAGAAATGGAGTGGTGA
- a CDS encoding endonuclease MutS2 has translation MISITEKTLQDLEFNTVLETIASRCNTDIGEEKAMAIAPFKNKEELLINLMQTSEYLSSFSNNNAIPNHGFENINYELKFLAIEDSFLEVGSFKKIANLSETAITLIQFLKKFEDYYPNLYQKAAKIDIVKLIIQRIDEVVDKFGIIKDNASPDLINIRRSINVVRGKINQSFGMALSQYHSLGYLDDIKETVVENRRVLAVLAMYRRKVKGSILGSSKTGSIAYIEPEAAQRYSRELNNLEYEEREEIMRILKRLTNEIRPFTETIAAYQDFLSEVDVIAAKAKYANKINGILPNIIEEKRMFFREAFHPILYLNNKEKKAVTYPQTIELHNESRIIVISGPNAGGKTISLKTVGLLQLMLQSGILIPVHERSETFLFDRILTDIGDNQSIENHLSTYSYRLKNMNYFLKKCNAKTLFLIDEFGTGSDPELGGALAETFLEEFYAREAFGIITTHYSNLKILANELPYATNANMMFDEKSLEPMYKLILGQAGSSFTFEVAQKNGIPYGLINRAKKKIEGGKVRFDKTIATLQKERSKLEKTSLTLKEEEAKAREESKKMETINAKIQDKLERYQELYDANQRLIYIGQKIDDISESYFNNKDKKTLIGEFLKMVEIENSKRRKLSAKEKKVKEVIQKKVAEEVKVKVEEIRTVKKEKKIKAKIEEENKPKVILKVGDRVRMKEGKAIGTIDAIEKTKATVNYGIFTSKVSLDQLEYVQHV, from the coding sequence ATGATTTCGATTACAGAAAAAACCCTACAAGATTTAGAGTTTAATACGGTTTTAGAAACTATTGCTAGTCGTTGCAACACCGATATTGGTGAAGAAAAAGCGATGGCTATAGCGCCGTTTAAAAATAAAGAAGAATTGCTTATTAACTTAATGCAAACTTCTGAATATTTATCTTCGTTTTCCAACAATAACGCTATCCCAAATCACGGATTTGAAAACATCAACTACGAGTTAAAATTCCTAGCTATTGAAGATAGTTTCTTAGAAGTAGGTAGTTTTAAAAAGATTGCTAACCTTTCAGAAACAGCGATAACATTAATTCAGTTTTTAAAGAAATTTGAAGATTATTATCCAAATTTATACCAAAAAGCGGCTAAAATTGATATTGTTAAGCTAATTATCCAACGTATTGATGAAGTGGTGGATAAATTCGGAATCATCAAAGACAATGCATCGCCTGATTTAATTAATATCCGCCGAAGTATCAATGTAGTTCGTGGTAAAATCAACCAGAGTTTTGGAATGGCATTAAGTCAATACCATTCGCTAGGTTATTTAGATGACATCAAAGAAACTGTTGTTGAAAATCGTAGAGTTTTAGCGGTTTTAGCGATGTATCGAAGAAAAGTAAAAGGTTCTATTTTAGGAAGTTCTAAAACAGGAAGTATAGCTTATATCGAACCCGAAGCAGCCCAACGCTATTCTCGAGAACTGAACAATTTAGAATACGAAGAGCGCGAAGAAATCATGCGTATTTTAAAGCGTTTGACGAATGAAATTCGCCCATTTACCGAAACTATTGCGGCTTATCAAGACTTTTTAAGTGAAGTTGATGTTATTGCTGCAAAAGCCAAATACGCCAATAAAATCAATGGAATTCTTCCGAATATTATAGAAGAAAAGCGAATGTTTTTCAGAGAAGCCTTCCATCCTATTTTATATTTAAATAACAAGGAAAAGAAAGCGGTTACGTATCCGCAAACCATCGAATTACATAACGAAAGTCGTATTATTGTAATTTCGGGACCCAATGCAGGAGGAAAAACAATTTCCTTAAAAACTGTAGGATTACTCCAATTGATGTTGCAAAGCGGGATTTTAATTCCAGTACACGAGCGTAGTGAAACCTTTTTATTCGATAGAATTTTAACCGATATTGGCGACAATCAATCCATTGAAAATCATTTGAGTACATACAGTTACCGATTAAAAAACATGAACTATTTTTTAAAGAAATGTAACGCCAAAACCTTATTCTTAATTGATGAATTTGGAACCGGTTCTGACCCAGAATTAGGAGGTGCTTTAGCGGAAACTTTCTTAGAAGAATTTTATGCTCGTGAAGCTTTCGGAATTATTACGACACATTATAGTAATTTAAAAATATTAGCAAACGAATTACCATACGCTACAAATGCCAACATGATGTTTGATGAGAAATCATTAGAACCCATGTACAAATTAATTTTAGGTCAAGCCGGAAGTTCGTTTACCTTTGAAGTCGCACAAAAAAATGGTATTCCTTATGGCTTAATCAATCGTGCCAAAAAGAAAATCGAAGGCGGAAAAGTTCGTTTTGACAAAACCATTGCAACCCTTCAAAAAGAACGTTCTAAATTAGAAAAAACGTCTTTAACTTTAAAAGAAGAAGAAGCAAAAGCACGTGAAGAAAGCAAAAAAATGGAAACCATTAATGCTAAAATTCAGGATAAATTAGAACGTTATCAAGAATTATATGATGCGAATCAGCGTTTGATTTATATTGGACAAAAAATTGATGATATTTCAGAAAGTTACTTCAATAATAAAGACAAAAAGACGCTAATTGGAGAATTTTTAAAAATGGTGGAAATTGAAAATTCGAAACGTAGAAAACTTTCAGCAAAAGAAAAGAAAGTTAAGGAAGTCATTCAGAAAAAAGTAGCAGAAGAAGTAAAAGTTAAGGTAGAGGAAATTCGCACGGTTAAAAAAGAAAAGAAAATCAAAGCTAAAATTGAAGAAGAAAATAAACCAAAAGTAATTCTCAAAGTTGGTGATCGTGTTCGAATGAAAGAAGGAAAAGCCATTGGAACAATTGATGCTATTGAAAAAACAAAAGCTACCGTAAATTACGGAATTTTCACTTCAAAAGTTAGTTTAGACCAATTGGAATACGTGCAACATGTTTAA
- a CDS encoding thiol-disulfide oxidoreductase DCC family protein, translating into MEIQDLPKDKKIILFDGVCNLCNSSVQYVIKHDKKDIFRFVSLQSELGQKIVKHIGINPIHIDSIVLYEPGISYYYKSTAALEIAKGLSGVFTLATFFIILPTRIRDLIYDYVAKNRYKWYGKKETCMIPTPELKAKFLD; encoded by the coding sequence ATGGAAATACAAGATTTACCAAAAGATAAAAAAATCATCCTATTTGATGGGGTTTGCAACTTATGCAATTCATCTGTTCAATATGTCATTAAACATGATAAAAAAGATATATTTCGATTTGTATCATTACAATCAGAATTAGGTCAAAAAATTGTAAAACATATCGGAATTAATCCAATTCACATTGATAGTATTGTATTGTATGAACCTGGAATCTCTTATTATTACAAATCAACAGCTGCTTTAGAAATCGCAAAAGGATTAAGCGGTGTATTTACTTTAGCCACTTTTTTTATTATTTTACCTACGAGAATAAGAGATTTAATTTATGATTATGTAGCAAAAAATCGCTACAAATGGTATGGTAAAAAAGAGACATGTATGATTCCAACACCAGAATTAAAAGCAAAGTTCTTAGACTAG
- a CDS encoding T9SS type A sorting domain-containing protein, with protein sequence MKKTLLLLLAFAGINAYSQGSCATAFNITTNGDYVTSTVNGTFPTGETGLCFASAGSPAAALWYTFTPPTDGILTVTSAIAANPGGTTGIDTRLSILSGSCGGPWTCEDFNDDLPGSDYRSAVVDLPVTAGTTYYIIWDNRWDDTAFTFNLTFTGASCFAPPLFYLPDYLSTTSADLYWDQSTPVPSTYDVDWSNNFATPAGSGTMISAPAGALSYSTANISGATASSNFRYYVRANCNPELSAWAGPYYAYLPVTLPYSNDFENPANNYTDGFINFALITTSGTSTPPNYADGGAGTAMYTFNSTTAASNARAYFRGMNLTAGEQVTVEFKTRLFAFAPDVPEPISFNLTVGDSQSAAGQATVVQSYTNSSAAAYTTHTATFTAPTSGIYYFGIHNNTPQATTETFLFLDSISLTTNLSSNDNELSVFSIYPNPVSNVLTISNTNNIEIKSVTITDINGRVVKNQQGALTQINVSDLNSGAYFVTIEAAEGKTTKKFIKQ encoded by the coding sequence ATGAAAAAAACTTTACTTTTATTATTAGCTTTTGCTGGTATTAATGCTTATTCACAAGGTAGTTGTGCAACAGCATTTAATATTACAACTAATGGGGATTATGTTACAAGCACTGTTAATGGTACTTTTCCAACAGGTGAAACTGGATTATGTTTTGCATCTGCTGGTAGCCCTGCCGCTGCACTTTGGTACACTTTTACGCCTCCAACGGATGGTATTTTAACTGTTACATCTGCAATTGCCGCTAATCCAGGAGGAACAACAGGTATTGATACTAGATTAAGTATTTTATCAGGTTCTTGTGGCGGACCATGGACATGTGAGGATTTTAATGATGATTTACCTGGTTCAGATTATCGTTCAGCTGTTGTTGATCTTCCAGTTACAGCAGGAACAACTTATTACATTATTTGGGATAATAGATGGGATGATACAGCATTTACATTTAACTTAACATTTACCGGAGCGTCTTGTTTTGCACCACCGTTATTTTATTTACCAGATTATTTATCTACTACAAGTGCTGATTTGTATTGGGATCAATCTACACCAGTACCTTCAACTTATGATGTAGATTGGAGTAATAACTTTGCAACGCCTGCAGGATCGGGAACAATGATTTCAGCACCAGCTGGAGCATTATCATATTCAACGGCTAATATTTCAGGAGCTACGGCTTCTTCTAATTTTAGATATTATGTTAGAGCGAATTGTAATCCAGAGTTAAGTGCATGGGCAGGTCCGTATTATGCTTATTTGCCTGTAACGTTACCTTATAGTAATGATTTTGAAAATCCAGCTAACAATTATACAGACGGTTTTATCAATTTTGCATTAATCACTACAAGTGGAACTTCTACACCACCTAACTATGCAGATGGTGGAGCAGGTACTGCAATGTATACTTTTAATAGTACAACTGCAGCTTCTAATGCTAGAGCTTATTTTAGAGGAATGAATTTAACAGCAGGAGAACAAGTGACAGTTGAATTTAAAACTAGACTTTTTGCGTTTGCACCAGATGTTCCTGAACCAATTTCTTTCAATTTAACCGTTGGAGATAGTCAAAGTGCTGCAGGACAAGCAACTGTTGTTCAAAGTTATACCAATTCAAGTGCGGCTGCATATACCACTCATACAGCTACATTTACAGCTCCAACTTCTGGAATTTACTATTTTGGTATTCATAACAATACACCTCAAGCAACTACTGAAACTTTCTTGTTCCTAGATTCTATTAGTTTAACTACTAATTTATCTTCAAATGACAATGAATTATCAGTATTTAGTATTTATCCAAATCCTGTTTCAAACGTATTAACTATTTCTAATACTAACAATATTGAAATTAAATCTGTAACTATTACTGATATTAATGGAAGAGTAGTTAAAAACCAACAAGGTGCTTTAACTCAAATTAATGTATCTGATTTAAATTCAGGTGCTTACTTTGTTACAATTGAAGCTGCTGAAGGAAAAACAACTAAGAAATTTATTAAACAATAA